The nucleotide sequence CTAAACATGGCAAAGGTCTAGGTTGCGAAGTCTGCAAACCTACGGCAGGATCAATTTTTTCCACCGTTTTTAATCGCCCTATCCTTGAACATGCTCCTCTTCAAGATACCAACGATATCTATCTCGCCAATATCCAAAAAGATGGTACATACTCAGTCATACCTCGTATACCTGGCGGAGAAATCACCCCAGATAAACTTATCGTTATCGGACAAGTTGCGAAAGATTTTAATCTTTACACAAAAATCACCGGTGGCCAACGTGTTGACCTCCTAGGTGCACGCCTCAATGATCTCCCTAAAATCTGGCAGATACTCGTCGACGCAGGCTTTGAATCTGGCCATGCTTACGGTAAATCATTGAGAACAGTCAAATCATGTGTTGGTGAAAGCTGGTGTCGTTATGGCGTCGGTGATTCAACGGCACTTGCTATCCTAATTGAAGAACGTTACCGCGGCTTGCGCTCACCGCACAAATTAAAGTCTGCCGTTTCTGGCTGTACACGTGAATGTGCCGAAGCTCAAAGCAAGGACTTTGGTATTATTGCTACTGAAAAAGGTTGGAATCTCTACGTTTGTGGGAATGGTGGAATGAAACCACGCCATGCCGATTTATTAGCTTCTGATCTCGATCAAGAAACTTTAATCAAATACATCGATCGCTTCCTCATGTATTACATCAAAACTGCTGAGCGTCTCGAACGTACATCAACTTGGATGACCAAACTTGATGGCGGCTTAGAATTCCTAAAAGATATTGTCATCAATGACTCATTGGGAATTAATGAGGAACTCGAAGCTCAAATGCAACACGTCGTCAATACATACGAGTGTGAATGGAAAAACGCGATCAACGATCCCGAAAAGATCAAGCGTTTTACTCACTTCAATAATTCACAAGCACAAGATGAAACAGTTCAATTCGTACTCGAACGCGATCAAATTCGCCCCGCAAACGAAGAAGAAAAACTCAGCGTAACAATTTAAGGAATATATTATGTACACTCAATGGCACGCAGTAGGTAAAAAAACAGATTTCCCCCAAGATTTAGGAACATGTGTTAAAGTTAATGATAAACAAATTGCTATCTATCATCTTACAGATGGGAACTGGTACGCAGTACAAAATTTATGTCCTCATCAAAAACGTATGGTGCTTTCCAGAGGTTTAGTTGGTGGAGACCTTGAAAAACCAAGCGTTATCTGTCCTTTGCATAAACGTTCTTTCAGTTTAAAAGACGGCCAACTCCTCAGTGAGAGTAAGGACTGCGATAATATCAAAACTTACCCCGTCAAACTCGAAAACGACTTGATCCTTATAGAAGTTTAAATCTTAACGGCGAACTACGCCCAAAGAGAACATTATGAAAAACTGTAAAACAACCTGCTCTTATTGCGGTGTTGGATGTGGTATTTCTTTAAGCAAAGACAAAGACGATTTTCTCGAATTAGAAGGTAATGAGCAATACCCCGTAAATGAGGGGATGCTCTGCTCCAAGGGCATGAACCTTCATAACGTAGTCATGGACAAAAGTGATCGTTTGCTAGAACCACAAATGCGTTCTGCCAAACATCACCAGCTCCAAAATGTCTCTTGGGACACGGCTATGACACGTGCCGCCGCCGTCTTTAAATCTATCATAAAGAAATACGGCCCTGATTCCGTCGGCCTCTATGTTTCAGGTCAACTACTAACCGAAGAATACTACTTAGCGAATAAACTCACTAAAGGGTTTTTAGGGACTAATAACATCGATACCAACTCACGCCTCTGCATGAGCTCTGCTGTTGTGGGCTATAAAAAAACTATTGGTGACGATACCCCTCCTATTTCTTATGAAGACATAGAACATAGCGATTGTTTTTTTATTGCCGGAGCTAACCCTGCATGGTGTCACCCTATCTTATTTCGTCGTATTGAAAAAAGAAAAGAGCAATTCCCCGATACAAAAATAATCGTCGTTGACCCACGCAAAACCCAAAGTGCTGAAATGGCGGATCTTCACCTACCCCTTATCCCCGGCACAGATGTCTATCTTTTTAATGCTATCGCAAAACTCCTCGTTCAATATGGTGCGGTAGATTATAACTTCCTCGAATTACACTGTAATGGTGGACATCAACTACTCGAATTTCTTAAAGACCTAGACTTAAATGAAACTGCACAAGCCTGTGGCCTTGAGCTTTCACTCATAGAGCAAGCCGCCCGACTCATTGCAGACTCAAAAACATTGCTCTCTATGTGGACTATGGGTCTTAACCAAAGCTCCATAGGCACCAATAAAAATCTAGCTCTAATTAACCTCAATTTACTAACAGGTCGCATTGGCAAAGCCGGGAGTGGACCATTTTCACTCACAGGCCAACCCAATGCAATGGGAGGTCGCGAAGTTGGCGGCCTTTCCAACCTCTTAGCTGCCCATCACGACCTCGACAACCCTGCTCATTGTAATAAAGTCGCCAATTACTGGGGTTGCGGGTCGGTTCAATCTAAGCCAGGTTTAAGCGCCACGGAAATGATTGACGCTCTTGACGACGGTCGCCTCAAGGCCATCTGGATCATTTGCACCAATCCCGCCGTGAGCTTACCCAACCTCGAAAAAGTCGAGCGTGCTTATAAAAAAGCTAAATTTGTCATGGTCTCTGATATTTCCTCGAAGTCAGATACCCTAAAGTTTGCCGATATGATTTTACCTGCCGCTGGCTGGGCTGAAAAAGAAGGCACTATGACCAACTCTGAACGCAGAGTCTCGCACCTTCCCAAAATCATTGATCCCCCAGGAAATGCACGTCCAGACGTAGATATACTCAAACACTTCGCACAGAAAATGGGCTGGGAAGATGCCTTCACCTATCCCAACGAAGAAGCTATTTTCGATGAACATAAAGAACTCACTCGCGGAACTAATATTGATATCTGTGGCATTACTTATGATCGTTTAAAAAAGAAGTCAATTCAGTGGCCCTGCCCTAGTGAAGATCACCCTGGAACAAAACGCTTATTTGAAGACTTTAAATTTTTCACTCCTGACAAAAAAGCGAAGGTTCACGTCGTCGAACCTGAGCATAAATCTGAAAAAACTTGCGGTGATTATCCTTTGATTTTAACCACCGGTCGTATCCGCGATCAGTGGCACACCATGACCCGCACGGGAAAAGTTCAACGCCTCAATCAGCATACACCTGCTCCTAAACTCGAAATTCACCCCGATGACGCGGCTAAACTCAAAATCCTAGATGGCGAGAATGTAGAAATCACTAGCCGTAGATCCTCGGTTATCGTCGCTAGTCAAGTCTCCACGGCTATCCGTCCCGGTACAGTATTTTTACCCATGCATTGGGGCTATATAAATAAGTCTAATAAAGCCCGTGCTAATAACTTAACTTCAGATATAATTGACCCTATTTCTAAAGAGCCCGATTTTAAATTTAGTGCTGTAAAAGTCCAGGCTTTAAGCAAGAAAAAAAGAAAGATTGTACTTGTAGGTGCTGGTGCTGCCGCACTTGAGTTCATCCATTCCTATCGCAAAGTTAATGAAGACGACGAAATCCATGTTTTTGGACGTGAACCTCACCTCTTCTATAACCGCGTCCTCTTACCTGACTACATTAATAATGAAAAAAGTTGGGAGGCTATTTTACTTTCTGAAGCACAAGAGTTAACCAAACTTAAAGTCAATTACCATCAGGGCAATGCCATAGAAAAAGTATCTCCTGAATCAAAAAAAATTACTGATGCCAAAGGCGAAACCCATTCTTACGATACGCTGATACTTGCCACGGGTAGCCGCCCGACGCAAACCATGAAAACACCCAAAAATATGCAAGGTTTCTTTGGTCTGCGTACACGTCGTGATGCTGACCTTATTAAATCCTACCTAAAAGATGGCGGCAAGGCTGTCATTATTGGTGGCGGTTTATTAGGTTTAGAACTCGCGGGTTCACTCGCCTCACTAGGAATTGAAGTCACCATTATTCAACGCTCATCACGCCTCATGCGCGGCCAGCTAGATGACATGGGAAGTGATATCCTGCACGATGAAATCACAAGAAGAAATATTGAGATTATTTACAATGATGAAGTCAGTAAATTTGAGGGCGACACACATCTCAAAGCTATTGAATTAAAATCAGGCAAAAAATTAGACTGTGATGCCCTCTTTTTTGCTGCGGGAATTAAACCCAACTCAGAACTTGGCCAAGACGCGGGCTTGAAATGCGACCGTGGTATAATCGTCAATGATCAATTACTCAGCTCTGACCCTAATATCTTTGCCATGGGCGAAATTGCTCAACATCGAAACAAAACTTATGGTACAACTCCCTCAGCCCAAGATCAAGCACGTGTTGTCTCCGCTTACCTCAATGGCGATCGCTGGGCCACCTACAAAGGTTCATTGAGCTTTAACATCCTCAAGTTAAAAGACCTTCAACTCGCCTCTTTGGGGCAAGTCCGCAAACCTGAAGGGCCTGAATACGATGAAATCACCCTCATTGATCGTCGCAAAAATTACTACAAAAAATGCATCCTCCGCAATGATGTCCTTATTGGTGCTATCCTCATTGGCGACAAATCTGAATTCAATCATTTCAAAGATCTCATTGAGCAAAAAATTGAACTTGCGGACCAACGTCTTCCTTTACTGAAAGGAAGTGCTGAACCCACAGAAGCTCCCATTGGAGAAATCATTTGCTCTTGTAATAATGTAGGCGTCGGAAATATCGAAAATATTATTGGTGAAGGCTGCTGTGATTTTGAACAAATATGTACGAAATCTGGTGCTGGTACTGGTTGTGGATCCTGTCGTCCTGAAGTCAAAAGGATACTCATGAAAAGTATTGCTACACAAGCCGAAGAGGTAAAATCATGAACATGAAAAATCTTTTGACTATCAATGCTCCTGGAGGAATGCTCACTCCAAATGATTTACTTAAACTTGTAGAACCCGAGGCCATTGATGGCTTCATTTTAGGTAGGCGTCAAAATATCCTTATCAATTATCCTGGTAGACCCACAGACCTATCCCGACGAGTCAACATAGACAAGGTCCCTCTAACTCATCCCAATATTATTTGTTCACATGCCTCTGGCGGCATTGATCTAGAAAAAAATGACTGGGCCTATATTAACGAAGATTATCAAACAATCTTTGATGCCTTCCGATTCGAACCCACTATCTCAGTCAGCATCTGCAGTTTTCAACAGAGTATATTCCCACTCTTCTCGAGTAAATTAAATTTCATTTCATCCAAAATTGAAGGTCTTTGGCATTTAGTTATCATGCTTAATCAAGAACGCGTTTTATTAGCCCATCTATTTAAAACTGATCAAGTTGCGCTTGCGGTAAAAACAGCTCAGGACTTTGTAGATAAAGATCAGTTCATCACCTCGCATCACCTCGCTGAACTCATAGAATCTACTCTCCACCTAAGTGAAAATAAAAGCTCCGACCTCATCCTTCCTCCTTTACTTAATCGTGATTTCGAAGGCTTCACGCCCATGAAAAATGGACGTCTCGCACTCAATATTTTTTCCAATCATAAATCATGGAAGAAAGAGTTTATCCAAGACTTTGCGAAGCTCGCACAATCACAGGATTTAAATAGACTTTATGTCACTGCGGGTCGCTCATTACTCATGAAGCATATCAGTAAAAAGGATCTCCACACTTGGGAAGCACTGCTCGGGCGTCACAACATCAGTATTCGTCATTCTGAACAGGACCTTGCTTGGATTGTTCCATCACATAAACCCCACGCAATTAAACTCAAAGAACAAGTCATACATGAGTTAAACCGTGAAGGCTTTGCGTGTCATGGACTCAACATTGCCATTGACCCCCGAGATTCCGATTGTGGTGCACCCATTATTATCTATACCTCAAAAAACTTCATGAGCCTTTCCTGTAAAGTCATCTATAAGCCCAATTTTGATTATCGTTATTCAGGTTTTAAAATAGCAGGAAAAAACCTCAACTTTGATGATTTAATCAAATGTTTACGTTCACTTCAGCAAGAATTCCATACTCGAAAAATCAATTCTGAAGGTGTACTTATTAAGGCTATCAGTTTAGAAGATTCTAAACCTGAGCATTATCAATGCCCCGACTGCTTAAGTGAATATCACAAAACTAGCGGTGATCCAGAAAAAAATATTATGCCTGATACTGATTTCAGTGATCTCCCAAAATCTTGGACTTGTCCTTTATGCGAGTGCCCTAAAACAAAGTTTCTACCCATTTAATCTCCCTTTTAGAAAAAAGTAAGTCTAAAAATATTGCTCTGCTGAAAAGAAGCCTCATATTAGACTAACTTTTTAGGAGTAGGCAATAATGAGTTCAGATTATAATACCCGACACACTTTAATCGCTAAGATCCGCAATCAGCATGATGATCGTTCATGGGAAGACTTCGTCTACTTTTATCGCCGCTATATCTATGTCGTCATTGTAAAAATGGGCGTCTCCCATCAAGATGCCGAAGATTTGGTCCAAAGAGTCTTACTCGCCCTTTGGGAAAAGTTACCGAGCTTTGAATATGAACCCAATAAATGTAAATTCCGTACCTGGATGAATCAAATCACACGCAATACAGTAATTGCTTATTTTCGTAAACAAAAGCGCTACAAGAATGATTTAGATCGTGCCGCTAGTATTCGCCTCAATGAAGAAGATCCTGAGGAAAATGAACCCGAGATCTACAACATGGCTGAACAAGAATGGAAACTTCACGTTTCCAATTTAGCTTGGGAAAACGTAAAAGATGACTTCAAGGGTAAAGCCGCACAAGTCTTTTTACTTTTTAGTGAGGGCAAAGAAATCGAGACTATCTGTGAAGATCTCGATATAAAAAAGAACACGGCCTATGTTTTAAAAAACCGTGTTCAAGATAAACTCTACAAAGAAATCAGACGTCTCGATGACGAACTTAGTTAGCTCTCATTCCTGTATTTGCTAAACGCGCAAAAAACGTACACCATTCTTTACTCAAAGGCTTCACCTGGCTATAGCGCTGAAGCTTACCTGTCATTTCTGTCTTTGGGTGATTTTCAATACGACGATCACTAAACATCATTAACAGTTCTCCTGTCCCACCATTAAATACCTTACCTTCAATTGCCATGGATCCTCCTTTTACTGAACCCATACTAGGTAAATATTTTTTGATAGGTACTAACTCGATAATTTGTACTTCCATTAAAAGCGTTTCATTATCGACAAAGGTATGAGGAACTAAACGCACATCTTTCTGTGGATCATTCAAAAATGCTTGACGTATTTCGTAATCAAATATCTTAGCTGCTTCCACAGCAACCTTTCTATTATCTCCACTATCAAAACCTGGAAAAATATCATTTTCTTGATAGCTCGTGGCATTCTTTTTATCCCACCAGCCTAAACGTCTCATATAAGTGACTCCAACAGGCTTAAAGGCAAACTTTGTGTAATTTCCTACATGCGCATTTGGAGCTTTCCACATCAATTGTAAATTCCTTCCTTCTTCCATCTTCCAAGGATCTTTCAAAAAGCTTGTTGGCGAAGCCGGTGAAGTCCCACACGAAGACAATAATACCGCTATCAATACCACTAAAATAATTTTCATTTCTTTCTCCTAATTAAAATCGTCATTAAGATAACCCAAGTCTCAATTTCGACTAGCATGACTGAGTTTTGCACTTGTTTAATCTGAATAAAAAGTCATTTTATTTAGATAAATTTGGAGTCGTCACTTGGTGAATCAACATCGCAATACCCTAAGCATTGATTTAGCAGCTTTAAAAAGGAATTTTCTCAGCTTAGAGAACTTGAGTCAGCCTTCTCAAGTTATGCCTGTTTTAAAAGCTAACGCCTACGGCTTAGGGGCTAAAAGAATTGCTACTGAATTAAAAAATTCGGGCGCTACAATCATTGCCGTGGCCGACTTAAACGAAGCCCTAGAGCTGAGAGATCTCGATCTAGACATCCTCATCTTGGGTGATATCATTCCTGAAGAAATCCCTTTGGCCATTAGAAACAATTTCATTCTACCCATTGGTTCTATCGAAAGTGCAAAACTTATTTCCACACATGCTAAAAACCGCAGCGTATTCTGCCACCTAGTTCTGGATACAGGAATGGGGCGCTTAGGCATCCCCATTGACAAGGCTTTAGAAGAATTTGCGCAGATCGCAGCATTCGAAAATTTACATTTTGATGGCGTCTACTCACATTTCGCCGTTGCCTATGGCGATCGGGGTTTCTCTCTGCAGCAAGTAGATAAATTTAAAGATTTTCTCACTCAATGTAATTATAACTTTAATCGCATTCACCTCGCCAACTCCGATGGTATTCACAATATACCAGAAGCTTGCCAAGCCCCCTTCAACTTAGTTCGCACTGGCCTCAACCTCTATGGATGCTTTGACTTAGAAGGCCAGCAAAGAATTTGTTTAGATCCTGTACTGAGCCTAGAATCACGACTCATTAGAGTTCGCGAACTGGAAGCCGGCACCAGTATCGGCTATGGACGCGAATGTATTTTAACGAAAAAAACTTTAGTCGGCACAGTTGCAATAGGCTATGCAGACGGATTCCCATTTAACTCACAAGCCTATATTATTCACAAGGGGCAGCAATGTCCTTTATTAGGCAGAATATCAATGGATTATATCACTGTAGATTTAAGCCTAAGTCCCGAAGCAAAAAGCGGAGACTCTGTTCTCTGTCTTGGCAAAGAGCTGCCCATCGCACAGTGGGCTAAATGGAAAGCAACTATAACTTACGAAATAATTTGTTCACTTGGACAAAGAATCAAACGCATATACAAACAATAGGAGAACCCATGAATAGAAGAACCTTTATCACAGCCAGTTCGCTAACACTCGTAGCCAGCTCTTGTGCTTCAAGTAAAAATGAAAGTAAAAGCAAAACACTTTATTTTGTCGGCGGTGGCTCAGGAAAAAATGGCGGCCTACACCTCTATAAAAGTGCTGACAAGGGCGAAACTATTGAACTCTTGTCAATTGCCGGAAAAGAACAAAATCATGGTTTTCAGGTCTTCCATAATGACACTCTTTATTCCTGTGTAAGTATGGGTCAAAAAAAGGATAAATGCCACTCTGTCAAAGCTTACAAATTTAACCATAAAACTAACAACTTAGACGAAGTAAGCTCTATCGAAACTGAAGGCAGCCTTTGTCATGTTGCCGCTCATGGCTCACTCCTTGTCGTAACTGCTTATGGAGCTGGCTATATCGAAAGTTTCCAATTAGGCCCAAAAGGCGAAATCCAGAAACAACTTCAAAAATATCGTTTTACTGGCGGCAGTAATGTTGACCCCAAACGACAAAATGCTCCACACCCCCACTGCTTTACTTTTGATCACATCGGCAAATTTGGCTTCATGCCCGATCTAGGTCGCGATTTAATACAAACTTTTGAAATCCGCAATAATCAACTTATTTATCGCCGTGATCTCGATTATAAATCCACTCCAGGTGCAGGCCCTCGCCACTTAACTTTCCACCCCGATGGCCATCGTGCTTATCTTATTAATGAGCTTGATTTCACTCTTGTCGCCTTCATCT is from Lentisphaera profundi and encodes:
- a CDS encoding rubredoxin — encoded protein: MNMKNLLTINAPGGMLTPNDLLKLVEPEAIDGFILGRRQNILINYPGRPTDLSRRVNIDKVPLTHPNIICSHASGGIDLEKNDWAYINEDYQTIFDAFRFEPTISVSICSFQQSIFPLFSSKLNFISSKIEGLWHLVIMLNQERVLLAHLFKTDQVALAVKTAQDFVDKDQFITSHHLAELIESTLHLSENKSSDLILPPLLNRDFEGFTPMKNGRLALNIFSNHKSWKKEFIQDFAKLAQSQDLNRLYVTAGRSLLMKHISKKDLHTWEALLGRHNISIRHSEQDLAWIVPSHKPHAIKLKEQVIHELNREGFACHGLNIAIDPRDSDCGAPIIIYTSKNFMSLSCKVIYKPNFDYRYSGFKIAGKNLNFDDLIKCLRSLQQEFHTRKINSEGVLIKAISLEDSKPEHYQCPDCLSEYHKTSGDPEKNIMPDTDFSDLPKSWTCPLCECPKTKFLPI
- the nirD gene encoding nitrite reductase small subunit NirD, yielding MYTQWHAVGKKTDFPQDLGTCVKVNDKQIAIYHLTDGNWYAVQNLCPHQKRMVLSRGLVGGDLEKPSVICPLHKRSFSLKDGQLLSESKDCDNIKTYPVKLENDLILIEV
- a CDS encoding lactonase family protein → MNRRTFITASSLTLVASSCASSKNESKSKTLYFVGGGSGKNGGLHLYKSADKGETIELLSIAGKEQNHGFQVFHNDTLYSCVSMGQKKDKCHSVKAYKFNHKTNNLDEVSSIETEGSLCHVAAHGSLLVVTAYGAGYIESFQLGPKGEIQKQLQKYRFTGGSNVDPKRQNAPHPHCFTFDHIGKFGFMPDLGRDLIQTFEIRNNQLIYRRDLDYKSTPGAGPRHLTFHPDGHRAYLINELDFTLVAFIYQDGKLTETDAKRCLPKDFTEWNSCADVHVHPDGHYVYASNRGHNSLAIFKILEEKIDLLAHEPTQGETPRNFGIYKDYALVANQNSDNIIFFDLDPDTGLLSFKSKTEGIGRPSCVNVID
- a CDS encoding nitrate reductase, with translation MKNCKTTCSYCGVGCGISLSKDKDDFLELEGNEQYPVNEGMLCSKGMNLHNVVMDKSDRLLEPQMRSAKHHQLQNVSWDTAMTRAAAVFKSIIKKYGPDSVGLYVSGQLLTEEYYLANKLTKGFLGTNNIDTNSRLCMSSAVVGYKKTIGDDTPPISYEDIEHSDCFFIAGANPAWCHPILFRRIEKRKEQFPDTKIIVVDPRKTQSAEMADLHLPLIPGTDVYLFNAIAKLLVQYGAVDYNFLELHCNGGHQLLEFLKDLDLNETAQACGLELSLIEQAARLIADSKTLLSMWTMGLNQSSIGTNKNLALINLNLLTGRIGKAGSGPFSLTGQPNAMGGREVGGLSNLLAAHHDLDNPAHCNKVANYWGCGSVQSKPGLSATEMIDALDDGRLKAIWIICTNPAVSLPNLEKVERAYKKAKFVMVSDISSKSDTLKFADMILPAAGWAEKEGTMTNSERRVSHLPKIIDPPGNARPDVDILKHFAQKMGWEDAFTYPNEEAIFDEHKELTRGTNIDICGITYDRLKKKSIQWPCPSEDHPGTKRLFEDFKFFTPDKKAKVHVVEPEHKSEKTCGDYPLILTTGRIRDQWHTMTRTGKVQRLNQHTPAPKLEIHPDDAAKLKILDGENVEITSRRSSVIVASQVSTAIRPGTVFLPMHWGYINKSNKARANNLTSDIIDPISKEPDFKFSAVKVQALSKKKRKIVLVGAGAAALEFIHSYRKVNEDDEIHVFGREPHLFYNRVLLPDYINNEKSWEAILLSEAQELTKLKVNYHQGNAIEKVSPESKKITDAKGETHSYDTLILATGSRPTQTMKTPKNMQGFFGLRTRRDADLIKSYLKDGGKAVIIGGGLLGLELAGSLASLGIEVTIIQRSSRLMRGQLDDMGSDILHDEITRRNIEIIYNDEVSKFEGDTHLKAIELKSGKKLDCDALFFAAGIKPNSELGQDAGLKCDRGIIVNDQLLSSDPNIFAMGEIAQHRNKTYGTTPSAQDQARVVSAYLNGDRWATYKGSLSFNILKLKDLQLASLGQVRKPEGPEYDEITLIDRRKNYYKKCILRNDVLIGAILIGDKSEFNHFKDLIEQKIELADQRLPLLKGSAEPTEAPIGEIICSCNNVGVGNIENIIGEGCCDFEQICTKSGAGTGCGSCRPEVKRILMKSIATQAEEVKS
- a CDS encoding RNA polymerase sigma factor; this translates as MSSDYNTRHTLIAKIRNQHDDRSWEDFVYFYRRYIYVVIVKMGVSHQDAEDLVQRVLLALWEKLPSFEYEPNKCKFRTWMNQITRNTVIAYFRKQKRYKNDLDRAASIRLNEEDPEENEPEIYNMAEQEWKLHVSNLAWENVKDDFKGKAAQVFLLFSEGKEIETICEDLDIKKNTAYVLKNRVQDKLYKEIRRLDDELS
- a CDS encoding DUF3313 family protein — translated: MKIILVVLIAVLLSSCGTSPASPTSFLKDPWKMEEGRNLQLMWKAPNAHVGNYTKFAFKPVGVTYMRRLGWWDKKNATSYQENDIFPGFDSGDNRKVAVEAAKIFDYEIRQAFLNDPQKDVRLVPHTFVDNETLLMEVQIIELVPIKKYLPSMGSVKGGSMAIEGKVFNGGTGELLMMFSDRRIENHPKTEMTGKLQRYSQVKPLSKEWCTFFARLANTGMRAN
- the alr gene encoding alanine racemase, whose amino-acid sequence is MNQHRNTLSIDLAALKRNFLSLENLSQPSQVMPVLKANAYGLGAKRIATELKNSGATIIAVADLNEALELRDLDLDILILGDIIPEEIPLAIRNNFILPIGSIESAKLISTHAKNRSVFCHLVLDTGMGRLGIPIDKALEEFAQIAAFENLHFDGVYSHFAVAYGDRGFSLQQVDKFKDFLTQCNYNFNRIHLANSDGIHNIPEACQAPFNLVRTGLNLYGCFDLEGQQRICLDPVLSLESRLIRVRELEAGTSIGYGRECILTKKTLVGTVAIGYADGFPFNSQAYIIHKGQQCPLLGRISMDYITVDLSLSPEAKSGDSVLCLGKELPIAQWAKWKATITYEIICSLGQRIKRIYKQ